The following proteins are encoded in a genomic region of Dasypus novemcinctus isolate mDasNov1 chromosome 3, mDasNov1.1.hap2, whole genome shotgun sequence:
- the NUDT14 gene encoding uridine diphosphate glucose pyrophosphatase NUDT14, which produces MERIEGAAVGSCAASPYLRPLTLHYRQNGVRKSWDFMRTHDSVAVLIFNQTLRSLVLVKQFRPAVYAGEVERHFPGSLATAEQDAPRPLPELPGAAGVTYELCAGLVDQPGLSLEEVACKEAWEECGYRLAPSNLRRVASYRSGVGLTGSSQTMFFAEVADAARGGPGGGLEEEGELIEVVHLPLDGAQAFVDDPDVPKTLGVIFGISWFLSHVDPGPGPR; this is translated from the exons atGGAGCGCATCGAGGGGGCGGCCGTGGGCAGCTGCGCCGCCTCGCCCTACTTGCGCCCACTCACGCTGCACTACCGCCAG AACGGCGTCCGGAAGTCGTGGGACTTCATGAGGACGCACGACAG CGTCGCGGTCCTGATTTTCAACCAGACCCTGCGGAGCCTCGTGCTGGTGAAGCAGTTCCGGCCGG ccgTGTATGCCGGCGAGGTGGAGCGCCACTTCCCAGGGTCCCTGGCCACCGCAGAGCAGGACGCGCCGCGGCCACTGCCCGAGCTGCCCGGCGCGGCAGGCGTCACGTACGAGCTGTGCGCCGGGCTCGTGGACCAGCCCGGGCTCTCTCTGGAGGAGGTGGCGTGCAAGGAGGCTTGGGAGGAGTGCGGCTACCGCCTGGCCCCGTCCAACCTGCGCCGGGTCGCCTCGTACAG GTCTGGGGTAGGGCTGACCGGCTCCAGCCAGACCATGTTCTTCGCGGAGGTGGCCGACGCCGCGCGGGGGGGCCCGGGCgggggcctggaggaggagggcgAGCTCATCGAGGTCGTGCACCTGCCCCTGGACGGTGCCCAGGCCTTCGTGGACGACCCCGACGTCCCCAAGACCCTCGGCGTCATCTTCGGCATCTCGTGGTTCCTCAGCCACGTGGACCCCGGCCCGGGTCCCCGGTGA